A stretch of the Vibrio rumoiensis genome encodes the following:
- a CDS encoding nitrite reductase has translation MTTNTQNANANQVRSLRDMLVPALLFYVVMTAMFVGLDAFMDKPTSMNLPFMPFLVSMVIFTSDARRAWDWRNGTKVVAVLTAVAMLLAFIYQLAVGEMNLLGVGIYPATAILLLAITWVIRAIGKTAPFQFLGGHLARFGTSKWVQRTAAVIVLAGGLAITVYAYWLNHGS, from the coding sequence ATGACGACGAATACTCAAAACGCGAACGCCAACCAGGTTCGGTCTTTACGCGACATGCTTGTCCCCGCCCTGTTGTTCTATGTGGTGATGACGGCCATGTTTGTGGGTCTTGACGCATTCATGGATAAACCCACCAGCATGAACCTGCCATTTATGCCGTTCCTTGTCTCGATGGTGATTTTTACCAGTGACGCACGTCGAGCGTGGGACTGGCGAAACGGGACCAAGGTTGTAGCCGTATTGACTGCGGTAGCCATGCTGTTGGCATTCATCTATCAGCTCGCGGTCGGAGAGATGAATCTCTTAGGGGTTGGTATATACCCGGCCACAGCCATCCTTCTGTTGGCAATCACCTGGGTGATTCGCGCTATCGGAAAGACGGCACCTTTCCAGTTCCTGGGGGGACACCTGGCGCGGTTTGGTACATCGAAGTGGGTCCAGCGTACCGCCGCAGTCATTGTGCTCGCGGGAGGCCTTGCCATCACTGTCTATGCCTACTGGCTTAACCACGGGAGCTGA
- a CDS encoding Fe3+-siderophore ABC transporter permease, which yields MLKRGIINLAASYIIVDALLRNAAIWIFGLSFSVGGTYVTGEASTWVVYLATSGAMTLCSVVTAYLLVTYHRWGLMTARVWLLLSACLNGYAVYLSSHNIQLVVALLSSLFIALWMLKTLEQPAVKGTYKVIADLHRQLWGMLKGQTQ from the coding sequence ATGCTAAAACGCGGAATTATCAATCTCGCTGCTAGTTACATCATTGTTGATGCCCTACTCCGGAATGCAGCAATTTGGATTTTTGGCTTGTCTTTCTCCGTTGGTGGCACTTACGTCACTGGCGAGGCCAGTACATGGGTCGTTTACCTAGCCACTTCTGGTGCAATGACACTCTGTTCTGTCGTAACAGCCTACCTGCTCGTGACCTATCACCGCTGGGGACTGATGACGGCCAGGGTCTGGTTGCTATTGAGTGCCTGCCTAAACGGCTATGCCGTCTATTTGAGTAGCCACAACATCCAGTTGGTGGTGGCACTGCTTTCCAGCCTGTTTATTGCTTTGTGGATGCTCAAGACCCTTGAGCAACCAGCCGTGAAGGGGACGTACAAGGTAATCGCTGATCTTCACCGTCAGCTATGGGGAATGTTGAAGGGGCAAACACAATGA
- a CDS encoding DsbA family protein produces the protein MTEQSTKTLRIGVIAAVFLGLVGTGFGIYQFVKEKELAQEIASVKSTVNQVKDAEGVTFKSKAEFDAAVAASINKFVEQKQQSDIDQKYAQFEGAPEKVEDGKHIYGDLGARFTLVEFSDLECPYCKQFHDTPKQIVDASKGNVNWQWKHMPLDFHNPAAHKEALAAECIAEQKGNRGFWVFINDVFQRSQGNGRGVEDLASVVTGVGADLDAFRECLSSGKYEDKVQADIQKAKSYGVNGTPATFVVDNQTGKSQLLGGAQPAQAIMAVMRKMMIESQQDDSANQ, from the coding sequence ATGACAGAACAAAGTACCAAAACACTACGCATCGGGGTTATTGCCGCCGTTTTTTTAGGGCTTGTAGGAACCGGCTTCGGGATTTACCAATTCGTGAAAGAGAAAGAGCTGGCGCAAGAAATCGCCAGCGTGAAATCCACTGTGAACCAGGTGAAGGATGCCGAAGGCGTCACTTTCAAGAGCAAAGCCGAGTTTGATGCGGCTGTGGCGGCAAGCATCAACAAGTTTGTCGAGCAAAAACAGCAATCGGACATCGATCAAAAGTATGCCCAGTTTGAGGGGGCTCCCGAAAAGGTTGAGGATGGCAAGCACATCTATGGGGACCTTGGTGCCCGATTCACGCTGGTGGAGTTTTCTGATTTGGAGTGTCCGTACTGCAAGCAATTTCATGACACACCAAAACAGATTGTGGATGCCAGTAAAGGGAATGTGAACTGGCAGTGGAAGCACATGCCCCTCGATTTCCATAACCCGGCTGCTCACAAGGAAGCTCTGGCCGCTGAATGTATTGCAGAGCAGAAAGGCAACCGAGGCTTCTGGGTCTTTATTAATGATGTATTCCAGCGTTCCCAAGGTAACGGGCGCGGCGTTGAAGACCTTGCTTCCGTTGTCACTGGCGTAGGTGCTGATCTGGATGCTTTCCGTGAGTGCCTCAGCTCTGGCAAGTACGAAGATAAAGTTCAAGCTGACATCCAGAAAGCCAAGAGTTACGGCGTTAATGGTACTCCAGCCACCTTTGTTGTAGACAACCAGACAGGTAAGAGTCAGTTACTTGGTGGTGCTCAACCAGCACAAGCCATCATGGCGGTGATGCGAAAAATGATGATTGAGTCGCAACAAGACGACTCAGCGAACCAATAA
- the sppA gene encoding signal peptide peptidase SppA, whose amino-acid sequence MAENKEIPWERELIEKYMFTLHKEQVKDRRWRTMLRVLRASGFVLLMVGFIILASNPGGMPWQSAKAAAPHTAYINIRGEIAAGTLADADHLIPSIQAAFDNPNSQAVVLRINSPGGSPVQAGRIYEEVKAQRALHPEKKVYAIIDDIGASGGYYIASSADEIYADRASLVGSIGVISSGFGFTGLMDKLGIERRAITSGEHKALLDPFSPLTADMKTFWEGVLSKTHQQFIERVKAGRGERLKDDQKVFSGLLWNGEQAKEIGLIDGLGSLNSVARDVIHQTSLVDYTPTEDIIRRLTQRAKLEANSFVQELSAVKVY is encoded by the coding sequence ATGGCAGAAAACAAAGAAATCCCCTGGGAGAGAGAACTCATTGAGAAATACATGTTCACCCTTCACAAAGAGCAAGTGAAAGATCGTCGCTGGCGGACAATGTTGCGTGTGCTTCGTGCATCAGGCTTCGTACTTCTCATGGTCGGCTTCATCATCCTAGCTTCCAATCCAGGTGGAATGCCTTGGCAAAGCGCCAAAGCAGCAGCTCCCCATACCGCCTACATCAACATCCGTGGCGAGATTGCAGCAGGAACGCTGGCAGACGCGGACCATCTTATTCCGTCCATTCAGGCTGCATTCGACAACCCTAACTCTCAAGCGGTAGTTCTTCGCATAAACAGCCCAGGAGGTAGCCCTGTTCAGGCTGGACGGATTTATGAAGAGGTGAAGGCGCAACGGGCTCTGCATCCGGAGAAAAAGGTTTACGCCATCATTGATGACATTGGTGCCTCAGGCGGTTATTACATCGCCTCTTCGGCGGATGAAATCTATGCAGACCGCGCCAGTCTGGTTGGTTCTATCGGCGTTATCAGCTCCGGGTTCGGGTTTACCGGCTTGATGGACAAGCTCGGCATTGAGCGACGGGCTATCACCTCCGGAGAGCACAAAGCACTTCTCGATCCTTTCTCCCCTCTTACCGCTGATATGAAGACGTTCTGGGAAGGAGTTCTATCAAAAACCCACCAGCAGTTCATCGAGCGAGTGAAGGCTGGTCGGGGGGAACGACTGAAAGACGACCAAAAGGTGTTTTCTGGATTGCTCTGGAATGGTGAGCAGGCCAAAGAGATTGGTTTGATTGATGGGCTGGGTAGTTTGAACTCAGTGGCGCGAGACGTCATTCACCAGACCAGCCTAGTGGATTACACACCAACCGAAGACATCATCCGGAGACTGACTCAACGAGCCAAGCTCGAAGCCAACTCGTTCGTGCAAGAACTCAGCGCTGTGAAAGTTTACTGA
- a CDS encoding phosphoadenosine phosphosulfate reductase domain-containing protein, which translates to MLKRENQRDLFDDHVILPSLESVLTGMSSKQVCDERTTYFSAPDVDLSLYDHIIVCLSGGKDSIAAYLRLVDMGVDKSKVEFWHHDVDGQEGSSLMDWAFMRDYCRQLGDALGIPMYFSWLEGGFEGEMLKENTYSHPHRVETPEGLLVLPRDHNRSKPGTRLRFPQQSPSLQTRWCSSALKIDVGRRAINNQERFKEKKILFITGERREESANRSKYNQLEAHACDRRYGKTARLVDAWRPVLHWSEEQVWEVIERHRILAPVPYRLGWSRSSCMTCIYNSQRIWSTIRHYWPDRAWNIARYEQTFGVTVSRKKIDVIDLGSAVAPIHISDIEALEQVSRESYTLPIFVPEGQRWALPGGAFGREACGSD; encoded by the coding sequence ATGTTAAAACGAGAAAATCAACGAGATCTGTTCGATGACCATGTGATCTTGCCATCCTTGGAATCGGTTCTTACCGGTATGTCTTCAAAGCAGGTTTGTGATGAAAGAACAACGTACTTCTCTGCTCCGGATGTGGACTTGAGTTTGTACGACCACATCATTGTTTGTCTGTCAGGTGGCAAAGACTCAATTGCTGCGTATCTGCGACTGGTAGACATGGGGGTTGATAAGTCAAAGGTGGAATTCTGGCACCATGACGTTGACGGGCAGGAAGGTAGTTCTTTGATGGATTGGGCCTTTATGCGTGATTACTGCCGTCAGCTTGGGGATGCACTGGGTATCCCAATGTACTTCTCATGGCTTGAGGGCGGTTTTGAGGGGGAAATGCTCAAGGAGAATACCTACAGCCACCCCCATCGCGTAGAAACGCCTGAGGGGCTTCTGGTGCTGCCTAGAGACCATAATAGATCTAAGCCTGGCACACGCCTTCGTTTTCCACAGCAATCGCCGTCATTGCAAACACGTTGGTGCTCATCTGCCTTGAAGATTGATGTGGGCCGTAGGGCGATTAATAACCAGGAGCGCTTTAAGGAGAAGAAGATCCTTTTTATCACTGGTGAGAGACGTGAGGAAAGTGCAAACAGATCGAAGTATAACCAGCTCGAAGCCCATGCTTGTGACAGAAGATATGGGAAGACTGCACGGTTAGTGGATGCTTGGAGACCAGTTCTCCACTGGAGCGAGGAGCAAGTCTGGGAGGTGATAGAGCGTCATCGTATCCTGGCTCCTGTTCCATATCGGCTTGGCTGGAGCCGGTCGTCATGTATGACTTGTATCTACAACTCACAACGGATTTGGTCCACGATCCGTCACTACTGGCCTGATAGAGCTTGGAATATTGCTCGGTATGAACAAACCTTTGGTGTAACGGTATCAAGGAAAAAAATTGACGTTATTGATTTAGGTTCTGCTGTTGCGCCGATACATATAAGTGATATTGAAGCGTTGGAGCAGGTATCCAGAGAAAGTTACACACTCCCTATTTTCGTACCTGAGGGTCAGAGGTGGGCTCTTCCTGGTGGTGCGTTTGGCCGAGAGGCCTGTGGTTCTGATTGA
- a CDS encoding RepB family plasmid replication initiator protein, with product MDHQLDSIDGTIMSKRTKDKDVEKLDVIKDSPQMSLFEIIESPAKKDDYSNTIEIYDALPKYIWDQKREHEDLSNAVVTRQCSIRGQQFTVKVKPAIIEKDDGRTVLIYAGQREEILEDALRKLAVNGKGHMIEGKAGVMFTLYELQKELSKMGHGYNLNEIKEAIQVCRGATLECISNDGEAFISSSFFPMVGLTTRGEFRKKGGNARCYVQFNPLVNESIMNLSFRQYNYKIGMQIRSPLARYIYKRMSHYWTQASPDSPYTPSLISFLTQSPRELSPRMPENVRAMKLALEALIKQEVISDYDANQIKDGRKVIDVRYVIRPHENFVKQVMASNKRKQQTELRAIKQGMIDHDIIDERQRKGR from the coding sequence ATGGACCACCAGCTAGATAGTATCGACGGAACAATCATGAGCAAGAGAACCAAAGACAAAGACGTGGAGAAACTAGACGTAATCAAAGACTCACCACAAATGAGCCTGTTTGAGATCATTGAGTCTCCGGCCAAAAAGGACGACTACTCCAACACCATCGAAATTTACGATGCGCTGCCCAAGTACATCTGGGACCAAAAGAGAGAACACGAAGACCTTTCTAACGCTGTAGTGACGAGACAATGCTCAATCAGAGGTCAGCAGTTCACAGTAAAAGTGAAACCAGCCATCATCGAGAAAGATGACGGTAGAACCGTTCTGATCTATGCAGGACAGCGAGAGGAAATCCTTGAGGATGCGTTACGCAAGCTCGCGGTGAACGGCAAAGGACACATGATCGAAGGCAAAGCCGGAGTTATGTTCACTCTGTACGAACTCCAAAAAGAGCTGTCAAAGATGGGTCACGGTTACAACCTGAACGAGATCAAGGAAGCCATTCAAGTTTGTCGCGGTGCAACACTCGAATGTATTAGTAATGACGGCGAAGCCTTCATCAGCTCCAGCTTCTTCCCGATGGTGGGCTTGACCACCAGAGGTGAGTTCCGTAAGAAAGGTGGTAACGCCAGGTGCTATGTGCAGTTTAACCCTCTGGTAAACGAATCGATCATGAATCTGTCGTTTCGTCAGTACAACTACAAGATCGGAATGCAAATCCGCTCCCCTCTCGCCCGGTACATCTACAAAAGAATGAGTCACTACTGGACTCAAGCATCCCCAGATTCGCCATACACGCCATCACTTATCAGCTTTCTGACCCAGAGCCCTCGTGAGCTCAGCCCACGTATGCCAGAAAACGTCAGGGCCATGAAGCTCGCGCTGGAAGCTCTCATCAAACAAGAGGTCATAAGTGATTACGACGCGAACCAGATTAAGGATGGCCGCAAAGTCATCGACGTGCGTTACGTCATAAGGCCTCACGAGAACTTCGTGAAGCAGGTAATGGCATCCAACAAGCGTAAGCAGCAAACAGAACTAAGAGCCATTAAGCAAGGCATGATTGATCACGACATCATTGATGAGCGCCAGCGTAAGGGACGATAG
- the mobI gene encoding conjugative transfer protein MobI(A/C) — translation MSLPKERWLDLLDPKLEEERSEITEDLLEAEGREFVTELRSKLDHAIAVLAVEAQQEADMYWNAHRSAREEASEDEQGRVGTRVRILGVSLVAEWYRNRFVEQVPGQKKRVLSTHIKKGRGHAYSMSHFKKEPAWAQELIQQVESRYAALRQRATALAKIRRALNEYERLLNKTHNDEV, via the coding sequence GTGAGTCTACCAAAAGAGCGATGGTTGGATCTGCTAGATCCTAAGCTCGAAGAAGAACGATCCGAGATAACAGAAGATCTGCTTGAGGCAGAAGGTCGAGAGTTTGTCACGGAGTTACGGAGCAAGCTGGATCACGCTATAGCTGTTCTTGCTGTCGAAGCACAGCAGGAAGCAGATATGTACTGGAACGCGCACAGGTCTGCGCGTGAAGAAGCATCGGAGGACGAACAAGGGCGTGTTGGTACACGAGTTCGCATTCTAGGTGTATCACTCGTTGCAGAGTGGTATCGCAACAGATTTGTCGAACAGGTTCCAGGTCAAAAGAAAAGGGTTCTATCAACACATATCAAGAAGGGCCGAGGTCACGCCTACAGCATGTCGCACTTCAAGAAAGAGCCAGCTTGGGCACAAGAGCTTATCCAGCAAGTAGAAAGCAGGTATGCCGCGTTAAGACAAAGAGCGACAGCGTTAGCAAAAATTCGCCGGGCGCTTAACGAGTATGAGCGACTGCTAAACAAGACTCATAACGATGAGGTGTAA
- a CDS encoding ParM/StbA family protein, producing MNQFVMGLDIGYSNLKMAMGHKGEEARTVVMPVGAGPLELMPQQLTGGAGTCIQVVIDGEKWVAGVEPDRLQGWERELHGDYPSTKPYKALFYAALLMSEQKEIDVLVTGLPVSQYMEAELREALKARLEGEHQITPKRTVTVKSVVVVPQPAGAYMDIVSSTKDDDLLEIIQGGKTVVIDPGFFSVDWVALEEGEVRYHSSGTSLKAMSMLLQETNRLIQEDHGGAPGIEKIEKAIRAGKTEIFLYGEKVSIKDYFKKASAKVAQNALVPMRKSMREDGMDADVVLLAGGGAEAYQDAAKELFPKSRIVLPKESVASNARGFWYCG from the coding sequence ATGAATCAGTTTGTTATGGGTTTGGATATTGGCTACTCCAACCTGAAAATGGCTATGGGTCATAAAGGTGAAGAAGCTCGTACTGTTGTTATGCCTGTTGGCGCTGGTCCACTGGAACTGATGCCACAGCAGTTAACTGGTGGCGCTGGGACCTGTATTCAGGTTGTGATTGATGGGGAGAAGTGGGTTGCTGGTGTTGAACCTGACCGTCTGCAAGGGTGGGAGCGAGAGCTTCACGGTGACTACCCATCAACGAAACCGTATAAGGCTCTTTTTTACGCTGCACTTCTGATGTCGGAACAGAAGGAAATTGATGTGCTGGTGACAGGTCTTCCAGTAAGCCAGTACATGGAAGCGGAACTCAGAGAGGCATTGAAAGCTCGGCTGGAGGGTGAGCACCAGATCACACCTAAACGAACGGTAACGGTTAAGTCTGTCGTGGTTGTGCCTCAACCTGCCGGTGCTTACATGGATATTGTCAGCTCTACAAAGGATGATGACCTACTCGAAATTATTCAGGGAGGGAAAACTGTTGTTATTGACCCCGGATTTTTCTCTGTTGACTGGGTTGCGCTTGAAGAAGGTGAAGTTCGTTATCACTCATCTGGCACCAGCCTAAAGGCCATGTCGATGTTGCTACAAGAAACTAATCGACTCATCCAAGAAGACCACGGTGGTGCGCCTGGCATAGAAAAGATCGAAAAAGCAATTCGCGCCGGTAAGACTGAAATTTTTCTCTATGGTGAGAAGGTATCGATCAAAGATTACTTTAAGAAGGCTTCAGCCAAGGTGGCTCAAAACGCATTAGTCCCTATGCGTAAGTCAATGCGGGAAGACGGGATGGATGCTGATGTTGTTCTGCTGGCTGGTGGTGGTGCCGAAGCATACCAGGATGCAGCCAAAGAGCTTTTTCCTAAGAGTAGGATCGTACTACCCAAAGAATCCGTGGCATCCAATGCCAGAGGCTTCTGGTACTGCGGCTAA
- a CDS encoding H-NS family histone-like protein: MKDHEEFSTLSAAERRELIIAELKRKSRIRTLLRGLPLDEVREIIDRMKGVLNELEEEYKKREEEEKEKRAQAERIMSDMESCGVDINLLNEMYTSKSEPDNAKYSKDGVSWSGQGRRPDAFKGLGRVELERFRIPQKK, encoded by the coding sequence ATGAAAGACCACGAGGAATTCTCTACGCTATCAGCGGCTGAACGTAGAGAATTAATAATCGCAGAGTTAAAGCGAAAAAGCCGGATACGCACTCTATTACGAGGTCTCCCGCTGGATGAAGTTCGGGAGATCATAGACAGAATGAAAGGTGTTCTTAATGAACTGGAGGAAGAGTACAAAAAGCGAGAAGAAGAAGAAAAAGAAAAGCGAGCTCAGGCCGAGCGAATAATGAGTGACATGGAATCATGTGGAGTGGACATCAATCTTCTCAATGAGATGTACACAAGCAAATCAGAACCTGATAATGCGAAATATTCAAAAGACGGCGTATCCTGGAGCGGTCAAGGCCGTCGCCCCGATGCCTTTAAGGGGTTGGGGCGTGTTGAGCTAGAACGCTTTCGTATACCGCAGAAAAAGTAA
- a CDS encoding FlhC family transcriptional regulator: protein MNIGSSGTLGRWVTARHMALAGYITKIIMIETGLTYKQVRRLYQDLERDGYTLERKSRTFRGGATLIHSHTSKIQASLLMQLYFNIGGEAVLRSVNIKALNKAFRMYHAIRKEVPGMKGARWAPFDITDAWCLASELRSGDAMLEECDNCKCTYFTSVNQRTCVECPFCKEQGRHGGGEKECA from the coding sequence ATGAACATTGGCAGCTCTGGTACATTGGGTCGGTGGGTTACAGCTAGACACATGGCCCTCGCCGGATACATCACAAAAATTATCATGATCGAGACAGGGCTGACCTATAAGCAGGTCCGACGGCTTTATCAAGATTTGGAAAGAGATGGATACACTCTGGAGCGAAAGTCCAGGACGTTCAGAGGTGGTGCGACACTTATCCATAGCCATACGTCCAAGATACAGGCATCACTTTTGATGCAGCTCTATTTCAACATTGGTGGGGAAGCAGTGTTACGTTCTGTGAACATAAAAGCCCTAAATAAGGCGTTCAGAATGTATCACGCTATTCGCAAAGAAGTGCCAGGAATGAAAGGTGCGCGATGGGCTCCGTTTGATATTACCGACGCTTGGTGTCTTGCTTCTGAGTTACGAAGTGGGGACGCAATGCTGGAAGAATGCGATAATTGCAAATGCACATACTTCACTTCTGTCAATCAAAGAACCTGCGTTGAGTGTCCGTTCTGCAAGGAACAAGGAAGGCATGGTGGTGGGGAGAAAGAGTGTGCTTGA
- a CDS encoding transcriptional regulator gives MLELDIIGAWDAKAVNLDQEKADRNVYEFDLTLWNLLCSLAKERPEDAASQFALGMGTVQKLSLATPSQLEALASGVLISFKLETAEQNILTRLSGAYDPVVFINHSVDEFDAAYWLLFNRVASRDPEMAKEVFGVSRELSELVAKATDSQLRHMSGTTVTHFTLRFAPSIIEEILDDSRDEVTHPVLKKLQQSLQGRGRWR, from the coding sequence ATGTTAGAACTAGACATTATTGGGGCTTGGGATGCTAAAGCGGTCAACCTCGATCAAGAAAAAGCAGACAGAAACGTCTACGAATTCGATCTTACACTTTGGAATCTGCTTTGCTCTCTGGCAAAAGAACGTCCAGAGGACGCGGCCTCACAATTTGCTTTGGGCATGGGCACGGTACAAAAATTATCACTGGCGACACCTTCCCAATTAGAAGCGCTTGCCTCTGGCGTACTGATTTCTTTCAAGCTGGAAACAGCAGAACAGAACATCTTAACGCGGCTATCAGGAGCCTATGATCCCGTTGTTTTCATCAATCATAGCGTCGATGAGTTTGATGCGGCCTATTGGTTGCTATTTAACCGCGTTGCTTCGAGAGACCCGGAGATGGCTAAAGAAGTTTTCGGTGTATCGAGAGAGCTTTCGGAGCTGGTGGCAAAAGCAACAGATAGTCAATTGCGTCATATGTCTGGAACAACAGTAACGCATTTTACACTGCGTTTCGCTCCCAGCATCATTGAAGAAATCCTTGATGATAGTCGGGATGAGGTAACACACCCAGTATTGAAAAAACTGCAACAGTCTCTACAGGGACGTGGGAGGTGGAGATGA
- a CDS encoding transglycosylase SLT domain-containing protein, whose protein sequence is MKNKAKVLVLSAALLSSTANAIDLSGTVFDKAAKAHNLDPLLVYSVALAESASGRGNGAISPWPWTLRVPGLPFYAKSEDQAKAKLAEFQQQYGRAIDVGFMQVNIRWNGHRVSSPAELLNPETNVMVGAEVLSEAIQSSPNDLELGIGRYHAWEDEIRARNYGSRVLAIYRNLRDL, encoded by the coding sequence ATGAAGAACAAAGCAAAAGTATTGGTTCTTTCTGCGGCTCTCTTGTCGTCAACAGCAAATGCTATTGACCTGAGTGGGACGGTCTTCGACAAAGCTGCGAAAGCACATAACCTTGATCCTCTTCTGGTGTATTCGGTCGCATTGGCCGAATCTGCCTCTGGACGAGGTAACGGCGCTATAAGTCCTTGGCCTTGGACGCTTCGCGTTCCGGGGCTTCCTTTCTATGCCAAGTCGGAAGACCAGGCCAAGGCGAAGCTGGCTGAATTTCAGCAACAGTATGGACGGGCAATTGATGTTGGGTTCATGCAAGTGAACATCCGTTGGAATGGTCACAGAGTATCTTCACCAGCAGAACTTCTTAACCCTGAAACCAACGTAATGGTTGGTGCAGAAGTGCTTTCAGAAGCCATTCAGTCATCTCCAAATGATTTGGAGCTTGGTATTGGCCGTTATCATGCATGGGAAGACGAAATCCGAGCCAGAAACTACGGTAGTCGAGTCTTGGCTATCTATCGCAACCTTCGTGATTTGTGA
- a CDS encoding helix-turn-helix domain-containing protein has translation MDKCQVIDIPIDPEKKREWIKYKLKIQGLSLAALGRKHKTSRQVVSTALYKPSPRWEHEIATALGMKPSEIWPERYDEEHEIPIKHKEAS, from the coding sequence ATGGACAAATGCCAAGTAATAGACATCCCAATCGACCCGGAGAAAAAACGCGAATGGATCAAGTACAAATTAAAGATCCAGGGGCTTTCTCTGGCCGCATTGGGTAGAAAACACAAAACTTCTCGGCAGGTAGTGTCTACAGCACTCTACAAGCCCAGCCCACGTTGGGAGCACGAGATAGCGACAGCTTTGGGTATGAAGCCGTCTGAGATTTGGCCTGAGCGGTATGACGAAGAACACGAAATACCCATTAAACATAAGGAGGCAAGCTGA
- a CDS encoding permease — protein sequence MKHVINILLLGMVLLGIAMMADTPWGLGVALAPFAVWGARFLFFIHKSLWAAVVFWGGIAYFQWQVALAVGALFGMTWLVRSARSAYKEAPPTRRKKKHAGGFQDSYDFDQKYHIGAGDE from the coding sequence ATGAAGCATGTGATCAATATTCTGCTACTGGGAATGGTTCTTCTTGGAATAGCTATGATGGCTGATACCCCTTGGGGGCTTGGTGTGGCATTGGCTCCTTTTGCAGTTTGGGGGGCTCGGTTCCTATTTTTTATTCACAAAAGCCTTTGGGCTGCTGTGGTTTTTTGGGGGGGGATCGCCTACTTCCAGTGGCAAGTTGCTTTAGCGGTCGGAGCCCTGTTTGGAATGACATGGTTAGTCCGATCTGCTCGGTCAGCTTACAAAGAGGCACCGCCTACTCGACGTAAAAAGAAACATGCTGGTGGTTTTCAAGATTCCTACGACTTTGATCAGAAGTATCATATTGGAGCTGGAGACGAATAA